DNA from Aggregatimonas sangjinii:
TTGCGAGGGTGTAGAGCTATTGGTACCAACATTCGGCCCTTCGGAGTCTTGGGCGTTTCCCGTTGAAAGCACGATACCTTCCCTAAAAGAAAAGTCGGAACCGTTCGCATTGAAATAACCAATACCATTAACACCTTGCGCAGTTCCTGTTCGCGATAAATAATTGGAAGTCTCGGCACAATTGCTATTGATCAACACATCCCTGATCAATTGCTCCGGGGTAAATAAGTCCGTATCCACCACAATTTGGGCTGTTGCCCATTGTGAACAAAGAAAAAATAGAATACCCCAAAATACCCTCATCTATTGAAACTAGTATGTTATAATAACATTGATACCCGTATATTATTTCTCGCAAACCTACTTTTAACGTTTTTCATGCCCCTATTATCCATATGCGATGTTCCTGCAACAATTTAGCGGTTCGCACCAGACTTTTTAATAGGCGCGTTACGTACGACATTCGATAGAATGATATGTGTTCTCGTCTCTCCGTATTGAATGAGCGTATCGATAAATTTTTCCAAATGAAATTGATCTTTTAAAACCACTTCCATAACAATGTTCTCATTTCCGGTGATGCGGTAGCAATTCACCACTTCTTCCAAGGTAGGCGCCAAAGCCAAAAATGGTTTTAATTTACCCATAAAAGCACGTAAGGTAATGATGGCTTTTAGTTGGTGGCCAGTAAGCGCATGGGAAACCGATGCCCGATACCCTTCCAATATGCCCATGTCCTCCATTTTCTTGACCCTTTCGGCCACAGCGG
Protein-coding regions in this window:
- a CDS encoding Lrp/AsnC family transcriptional regulator; amino-acid sequence: MNVKIDDLNWNILNCLQKNARESFANIGRKVGLTPPAVAERVKKMEDMGILEGYRASVSHALTGHQLKAIITLRAFMGKLKPFLALAPTLEEVVNCYRITGNENIVMEVVLKDQFHLEKFIDTLIQYGETRTHIILSNVVRNAPIKKSGANR